The proteins below come from a single Rhizobium tropici CIAT 899 genomic window:
- a CDS encoding Lrp/AsnC family transcriptional regulator: MRKPADLDEFDLAILEILQKDSTVPQREIGERVNLSAPAVQRRIKRMQQSGVIQANIAVVDPAAVGLPITIVVEVHIANERYDLINAIKRSFLEAPEVQQCYCVTGEADFVLIIVVPSMSAYEEVARRLFYDNPNVTKFKSLVTMDRVKVGLSVPLSLD, encoded by the coding sequence ATGCGCAAACCCGCCGATCTCGATGAATTCGACCTGGCAATTCTCGAGATTCTTCAAAAGGACAGTACGGTTCCCCAACGGGAGATCGGTGAGCGGGTCAACCTGTCGGCCCCGGCCGTGCAGCGGCGTATCAAGCGCATGCAGCAAAGCGGTGTCATCCAGGCCAATATCGCCGTCGTCGATCCGGCGGCCGTGGGCTTGCCGATTACCATCGTCGTCGAGGTTCATATCGCAAACGAACGCTATGACCTTATCAACGCGATCAAGCGCAGCTTCCTCGAAGCGCCGGAAGTGCAGCAATGCTACTGTGTCACCGGCGAGGCCGATTTCGTGCTCATCATCGTCGTCCCCAGCATGTCCGCCTATGAGGAGGTGGCCCGGCGCCTGTTCTACGACAATCCGAATGTCACGAAATTCAAATCGCTCGTCACCATGGACCGGGTCAAGGTCGGTCTTTCCGTGCCGTTGTCGCTGGACTAG
- a CDS encoding amidase, which translates to MTEPTDLSIRDLRRQFADKSLSPSEYWLALETHIEAWEPTIAALYAYDPEDARKQAAASTERWAKGAPLGTLDGIPVTLKELIATKGQPVPLGTAAVELIPAAEDAPIAARMREDGAVIFAKTTCPDYGMLSSGLSSFHKLSRNPWDPSQNPGGSSAGASAAAAAGYGPLHIGTDIGGSIRLPAGWTGIFGFKPSNGRIPIDPYYLGRCAGPMTRTVEDAAFSMATLSRPDWRDSTSLQPNDTDWTDLDIDVRGMKIGLMMDAGCGLPVENEIRDAVTAAAKRFEEAGAIIVDVAPVLTRQMLDGLDAFWRARFWGDMTALSEERRNSILPYIYGWAKGGAGISGVDAVRGFNQTYEMRKSCAKLFAEVNAVLSPTNPIISYPAEWASPTNDPARPFEHIAFTVPWNMSEQPAASINCGFSRSGMPIGMQIIGPRFDDLLVLRLSKAFEDWSGGVTNWPTRPA; encoded by the coding sequence ATGACCGAACCTACCGATCTTTCCATCCGAGACCTCAGGCGCCAATTTGCCGACAAGAGCCTGTCCCCCAGCGAATACTGGCTGGCGCTCGAGACGCATATCGAGGCATGGGAGCCGACAATCGCTGCTCTCTACGCCTATGATCCTGAGGATGCCCGCAAGCAGGCAGCTGCCTCCACGGAGCGCTGGGCGAAGGGCGCGCCGCTTGGGACACTGGACGGGATTCCGGTGACATTGAAGGAGCTGATCGCCACCAAGGGCCAGCCGGTGCCGCTCGGCACGGCGGCCGTCGAGCTCATTCCCGCTGCCGAAGACGCCCCGATCGCCGCCCGCATGCGCGAGGACGGCGCGGTGATTTTCGCGAAAACCACCTGCCCGGACTACGGCATGCTCTCCTCTGGCCTTTCCAGCTTTCACAAGCTCAGCCGCAATCCCTGGGACCCCAGCCAAAATCCGGGCGGCTCCAGCGCCGGCGCATCGGCGGCGGCGGCAGCCGGCTACGGACCGCTGCATATCGGCACCGATATCGGCGGCTCGATACGCCTGCCGGCAGGGTGGACCGGCATTTTCGGCTTCAAGCCGAGCAATGGCCGCATTCCGATCGATCCCTATTATCTCGGGCGATGCGCCGGACCGATGACCCGCACGGTCGAGGATGCTGCCTTTTCCATGGCGACGCTCTCGCGACCCGACTGGCGCGACAGCACTAGCCTACAGCCGAACGATACCGACTGGACGGATCTCGACATCGACGTCCGAGGCATGAAAATCGGCCTGATGATGGATGCAGGCTGCGGCCTGCCTGTCGAGAACGAGATACGCGACGCGGTCACCGCTGCCGCCAAGCGCTTCGAGGAAGCCGGCGCCATCATCGTCGATGTCGCGCCGGTGCTGACGAGGCAGATGCTGGATGGGCTCGACGCCTTCTGGCGCGCCCGCTTCTGGGGCGACATGACGGCCTTGAGCGAGGAACGCCGCAACAGCATCCTGCCCTATATCTATGGCTGGGCGAAGGGCGGCGCCGGTATCAGCGGCGTCGATGCCGTTCGCGGCTTCAACCAGACCTACGAGATGCGCAAGAGCTGCGCCAAGCTCTTCGCAGAGGTGAATGCCGTGCTTTCGCCGACCAATCCGATCATCTCCTATCCCGCCGAATGGGCTTCACCCACCAACGACCCAGCGCGACCTTTCGAGCACATCGCCTTCACCGTTCCATGGAACATGTCAGAGCAGCCGGCCGCCTCGATCAATTGCGGCTTCTCCCGCTCCGGCATGCCGATCGGCATGCAGATCATCGGTCCGCGCTTCGACGACTTGCTGGTGCTTCGCCTCTCGAAGGCCTTCGAGGACTGGAGCGGCGGCGTGACGAACTGGCCGACGCGACCGGCATGA
- a CDS encoding ABC transporter permease, protein MTSVETKIAAPSSRRRFQALRRMNLIVGAVIILALFCVALVSQFWTPVPPAKMQILHKLQPPFGFGLLGTDQIGRDVLSMLMAGCWNSLSISVSSVAIGGTIGTIIGVAAAAQRGLFEALVMRACDVIFALPPILSAMILGAFLGTGRSTAVIAIAVFMVPVFARVALGAALQAWSRDYVLAARAIGNTQLSITRRHVLPNIMGSIIVQATIQLGLAILTEAGLAFLGLSVPPPAPTWGRMLADAQTYFHVAPWLALLPGLAIALSVLGFNLLGDGLRDLLDPREATR, encoded by the coding sequence ATGACTTCAGTCGAGACCAAAATTGCCGCGCCGTCTTCTCGCCGTCGTTTTCAGGCGCTGCGGCGGATGAATCTCATCGTCGGTGCCGTCATCATCCTTGCACTCTTCTGCGTCGCTCTCGTCTCGCAGTTCTGGACGCCAGTGCCGCCGGCGAAGATGCAAATCCTCCACAAGCTGCAGCCGCCCTTCGGCTTCGGGCTCCTCGGCACCGACCAGATCGGCCGCGACGTCCTGTCGATGCTGATGGCGGGCTGCTGGAATTCGCTTTCCATTTCCGTATCATCGGTCGCGATCGGCGGGACGATCGGAACGATCATCGGTGTCGCCGCCGCCGCCCAACGAGGGCTGTTCGAGGCGCTGGTCATGCGGGCCTGCGACGTGATCTTCGCCCTGCCGCCGATCCTTTCGGCCATGATCCTCGGCGCATTTCTTGGTACCGGGCGCTCAACGGCAGTTATCGCCATTGCCGTCTTCATGGTGCCGGTCTTTGCCCGTGTCGCGCTCGGTGCGGCCTTGCAGGCCTGGAGCCGCGACTATGTGCTGGCGGCGCGCGCCATCGGCAATACGCAGCTTTCCATCACGCGCCGCCATGTCCTGCCAAACATCATGGGCAGCATCATCGTCCAGGCGACGATCCAGCTCGGCCTTGCGATCCTCACGGAAGCCGGGCTCGCCTTCCTGGGTCTCAGCGTGCCGCCGCCGGCACCGACCTGGGGGCGGATGCTGGCCGATGCGCAGACCTATTTCCACGTTGCGCCGTGGCTCGCCCTGCTGCCGGGGCTTGCCATCGCGCTCTCCGTGCTCGGCTTCAACCTGCTCGGCGACGGGCTGCGCGATCTCCTCGACCCCCGCGAGGCGACGCGCTGA
- a CDS encoding ABC transporter permease, with protein MIVLLTRRIFGLVLTLIAVSLLIFAVMVLLPGDPAAITLGTSATSETLAALRHDMGLDQPLIVRYGQWLAGALTGDLGTSYTYGVPVAGLIAERLVVTLPLALLAILLSVVVAVPLGVAAAARRGGVFDIIATLFSQMGIAVPGFWVGLLLVLVFATSLGWMPAGGFPGWESGFWPAAKSLVLPAAALALPQAAVLTRVTRSAVLDTLHEDFARTAIAKGLSRSRVLWGHVVPNALVPVLTILGLQFTFLVAGAVLIENVFTLPGLGRLAYQALSQRDVIVLQDVVLFFAGLVIVVNFLVDLSYLVIDPRLRAGGAR; from the coding sequence ATGATCGTACTGCTCACCCGCCGGATTTTCGGACTTGTGCTGACGCTGATTGCCGTCTCGCTGCTGATCTTTGCCGTTATGGTGCTGCTGCCGGGCGACCCGGCCGCGATCACGCTCGGCACCTCGGCGACGTCGGAAACGCTTGCCGCGCTCCGGCATGATATGGGGCTCGATCAGCCGCTGATCGTGCGCTATGGGCAATGGCTCGCCGGCGCGCTGACGGGTGATCTTGGCACGTCCTATACCTATGGTGTTCCGGTCGCCGGCCTGATTGCCGAGCGGCTTGTCGTCACCCTGCCACTTGCGCTGCTTGCCATCCTGTTGTCGGTTGTTGTCGCCGTGCCGCTCGGTGTTGCGGCAGCGGCACGGCGCGGCGGCGTCTTCGATATCATCGCCACACTATTTTCGCAGATGGGCATCGCCGTTCCGGGCTTCTGGGTCGGCCTCTTGCTGGTGCTTGTGTTTGCCACATCGCTCGGCTGGATGCCGGCCGGCGGTTTTCCCGGTTGGGAGAGCGGATTCTGGCCTGCCGCAAAGTCGCTGGTGCTGCCGGCCGCTGCCCTTGCTCTGCCCCAAGCGGCGGTGCTGACACGAGTGACGCGCTCGGCCGTGCTCGATACGCTGCATGAGGATTTTGCCCGCACGGCGATCGCCAAGGGTCTATCGCGCAGCCGCGTGCTCTGGGGACATGTGGTGCCGAATGCGCTGGTGCCGGTGCTGACCATTCTCGGGCTGCAGTTCACCTTTCTCGTCGCCGGCGCCGTGCTGATCGAAAATGTCTTCACCCTGCCCGGCCTTGGCCGCCTCGCTTATCAGGCGCTCAGCCAGCGCGACGTCATCGTGCTTCAGGATGTCGTGCTATTCTTTGCCGGCCTCGTCATCGTCGTGAATTTTCTGGTCGATCTCTCCTATCTCGTCATCGATCCGCGATTGCGAGCAGGAGGTGCGCGATGA
- a CDS encoding ABC transporter substrate-binding protein: protein MTKFSRPSLGDVARRLAYGAAVSAGLLLMGLTQAEAAKTTLNLGMSVEPTGLDPTIAAPVAIGQVTWQNIFEGLVAIDQNGKIVPQLAKSWEISPDGLTYTFKLQTGVKFHDGEAFDSAAAKFTLDRARGADSVNPQKRFFATIASIDTPDAETLVLHLSSPTGSLLYWLGWPSSVMVGPKSSANNKTTPVGTGPFKFSSWTKGDHVDLVKNPDYWNKSVDLRLEKVTFRFISDPQAEAAALKAGDLDAFPEFAAPELMSSFEGDARLTTKIGNTELKVVAGMNNTRKPFDDKRVRQALMMALDRKTIIEGAWSGFGTAIGSHYTPNDPGYKDLNGTLPYDAAKAKALLAEAGYPNGFTFTIKTPQMAYAPRSAQVMQAMFADIGVTMNIEPTEFPAKWVQDVFTGRNYDMTIVAHAEPMDIDIYSRDPYYFNYKNPAFNELMKKIQLTADPAEQNKLYGEAQSILAEDVPSLFLFVMPKLGVWDKKLKGLWENEPIPSNVLTNVSWED from the coding sequence ATGACCAAGTTTTCACGCCCGAGCCTGGGCGACGTCGCGCGCCGGCTTGCCTATGGCGCCGCAGTTTCTGCCGGCCTGCTGCTGATGGGGCTGACACAGGCCGAGGCCGCGAAGACAACTCTCAATCTCGGCATGAGCGTCGAGCCGACAGGCCTCGACCCGACGATCGCCGCGCCCGTCGCGATCGGCCAGGTCACCTGGCAGAACATTTTCGAAGGCCTGGTTGCCATCGACCAAAACGGCAAGATCGTGCCGCAGCTTGCCAAGAGCTGGGAAATCTCGCCTGACGGCCTGACCTATACGTTCAAACTGCAGACCGGCGTGAAATTCCATGACGGCGAGGCCTTCGATTCCGCCGCCGCTAAGTTCACGCTCGACCGCGCCCGGGGTGCCGATTCCGTCAACCCGCAGAAGCGCTTCTTTGCAACGATCGCCTCGATCGACACGCCGGATGCGGAGACGCTGGTCCTGCATCTTTCTTCGCCGACCGGCAGCCTGCTCTATTGGCTGGGCTGGCCGAGCTCCGTCATGGTCGGGCCGAAGTCCTCTGCCAATAACAAGACGACGCCCGTCGGCACTGGCCCGTTCAAATTCTCCTCCTGGACGAAGGGCGACCATGTCGACCTCGTCAAGAACCCGGACTACTGGAACAAGTCGGTCGACTTGAGGCTGGAGAAGGTAACCTTCCGTTTCATTTCCGATCCGCAGGCGGAGGCCGCGGCACTGAAAGCCGGTGATCTCGATGCCTTTCCGGAATTCGCCGCGCCGGAGCTCATGAGTTCCTTCGAGGGCGATGCCAGGCTGACGACCAAGATCGGCAACACCGAGCTGAAGGTCGTGGCCGGCATGAACAACACCCGCAAGCCTTTCGACGACAAGCGCGTGCGCCAGGCGCTGATGATGGCGCTCGATCGCAAGACGATCATCGAGGGCGCGTGGTCCGGCTTCGGCACCGCGATCGGCAGCCACTACACCCCGAACGACCCCGGCTACAAGGACCTGAACGGCACGCTGCCCTATGACGCCGCCAAGGCCAAAGCCCTGCTTGCCGAAGCCGGCTATCCAAATGGTTTCACCTTCACCATCAAGACGCCGCAGATGGCCTATGCGCCGCGCAGTGCTCAGGTGATGCAGGCGATGTTTGCCGATATCGGCGTAACGATGAATATCGAGCCGACGGAATTCCCGGCGAAATGGGTGCAGGACGTTTTCACCGGCCGCAATTACGACATGACCATCGTCGCCCATGCCGAGCCGATGGATATCGATATCTATTCGCGCGATCCCTATTACTTCAACTACAAGAACCCGGCCTTCAACGAGTTGATGAAGAAGATCCAGCTCACCGCCGATCCCGCCGAGCAGAACAAGCTCTATGGCGAGGCGCAAAGCATTCTTGCGGAGGATGTGCCGTCGCTCTTCCTGTTCGTCATGCCGAAGCTCGGGGTGTGGGACAAGAAGCTGAAGGGTCTTTGGGAGAACGAACCGATCCCGTCCAACGTGCTGACCAATGTTTCCTGGGAAGATTGA
- a CDS encoding LysR family transcriptional regulator codes for MQIRALIYFDELVRTNSMRQAAENLNVAPTAISRQIENLEYHFGTQLVERSARGIKLTAAGELLAERAGRTLRELDHVHQLIEDLKGLQRGTVSIYANGASVASILAPALAEFSLRYPRLRFEVTITSARGAIEAVNNAEADIAVTLFAPPLSGTKVRLRSELVYDVIAASSHPLAAASEITLDEIASHALAVPDRSFGARQAFDALFEREGLRLDPVFETGSLEMQKELVLRGAAITMLPALTVQREIEAGQLVARPVAGGMGVRTPVDLCVAPDRQLSFAAGKLLDFIERFMRKQLSAKGRQD; via the coding sequence ATGCAGATCCGCGCGCTGATCTATTTCGACGAGCTGGTGCGCACCAATTCGATGCGCCAGGCGGCTGAAAACCTGAACGTGGCGCCGACGGCCATCAGCCGCCAGATCGAGAACCTCGAATATCATTTCGGCACGCAGCTGGTCGAGCGCAGCGCCCGCGGCATCAAATTGACGGCAGCCGGCGAATTGCTGGCGGAACGCGCCGGCCGGACGCTGCGCGAGCTCGACCATGTTCATCAGCTGATCGAAGACCTGAAAGGCCTGCAGCGCGGGACGGTCAGCATCTATGCCAACGGCGCGTCGGTCGCCAGTATCCTTGCGCCGGCGCTGGCTGAGTTCAGCCTGCGCTATCCGCGCCTGCGCTTCGAAGTGACCATCACCAGTGCCCGCGGCGCCATCGAAGCCGTCAACAATGCCGAGGCCGATATTGCGGTGACGCTGTTTGCCCCGCCGCTTTCCGGCACAAAGGTGCGCCTGCGGTCCGAGCTCGTCTATGACGTGATCGCCGCTTCCTCCCATCCGCTTGCTGCCGCCAGCGAGATCACGCTAGACGAAATTGCGTCACACGCGCTTGCCGTCCCCGATCGCTCCTTCGGCGCAAGGCAGGCCTTCGACGCGCTGTTCGAACGTGAGGGGCTGAGGCTCGATCCAGTCTTTGAGACCGGCTCGCTGGAAATGCAGAAAGAGCTGGTGCTGCGGGGCGCAGCAATTACCATGCTGCCGGCGCTGACCGTTCAAAGGGAGATCGAAGCGGGTCAGCTCGTCGCACGACCCGTCGCGGGCGGCATGGGGGTGCGGACGCCGGTCGATCTCTGCGTCGCGCCCGATCGCCAGCTCTCCTTCGCGGCCGGCAAGCTGCTCGATTTCATCGAGCGCTTCATGCGCAAGCAACTTTCCGCCAAGGGGAGGCAGGATTGA
- a CDS encoding P1 family peptidase codes for MADLLNLLTDVEGVAVGHSTDLALGSGVTAIVFDEPAVASCTVLGGAPGGRDTALLDPAMTVGTVDALVLSGGSAFGLDAAGGVQAGLREIGRGLKVGDALVPIVPQAILFDLINGGNKDWGLHSPYRDMGYAAFKAADKGPFALGSVGAGTGATTATVKGGLGSASAVSSRGYRIAAIVAVNALGSATIGDGPHFWAAHFEQNGEFGGLGMPQVADSRLRLKGTNITATTIGAVVTDAQLTKAEAHRLSISAHDGFARALLPTHLPLDGDTVFAASTGKRSRDDMPGFMELYHLATIVMARAIARGVYEARALPVKGGQAAWRDRFAKPAI; via the coding sequence TTGGCTGACCTCCTCAATCTCCTGACCGATGTCGAAGGCGTCGCTGTCGGTCATTCGACCGATCTTGCGCTCGGCTCAGGCGTCACCGCCATCGTCTTCGATGAGCCGGCAGTTGCCTCATGCACCGTTCTTGGCGGCGCGCCAGGTGGACGGGATACCGCATTGCTGGACCCTGCAATGACGGTCGGCACTGTGGATGCTCTCGTGCTCTCAGGCGGCTCGGCCTTCGGGCTCGATGCCGCCGGCGGCGTGCAGGCAGGCTTGAGGGAAATCGGTCGAGGCCTGAAGGTCGGCGACGCCCTGGTGCCCATCGTGCCGCAGGCGATTCTGTTCGATCTTATCAACGGCGGCAACAAGGATTGGGGGCTGCACTCGCCCTATCGCGATATGGGATATGCCGCCTTCAAGGCCGCAGATAAAGGACCGTTTGCACTTGGAAGCGTCGGGGCCGGTACAGGCGCCACCACGGCAACGGTCAAAGGCGGCCTCGGCTCGGCAAGCGCCGTCAGCAGCAGGGGATACAGGATCGCCGCGATCGTCGCCGTCAATGCGCTCGGTTCCGCCACCATCGGCGACGGCCCGCATTTCTGGGCGGCTCACTTCGAGCAAAATGGCGAATTCGGCGGCCTCGGCATGCCGCAGGTGGCCGATTCGCGCTTGCGGCTGAAGGGCACGAACATCACCGCCACGACCATCGGAGCCGTCGTCACCGACGCCCAGTTGACCAAGGCAGAGGCGCATCGCCTCTCCATCTCAGCCCATGACGGCTTCGCCAGGGCGCTCCTACCGACACATCTGCCGCTCGACGGCGATACCGTGTTTGCCGCCTCTACCGGCAAGCGTTCCCGCGACGATATGCCTGGTTTCATGGAGCTTTACCACCTTGCCACTATCGTCATGGCGCGCGCCATCGCCCGCGGCGTCTATGAAGCGAGGGCGCTGCCGGTCAAAGGTGGGCAAGCGGCGTGGCGGGATCGCTTCGCCAAGCCCGCCATCTAG